From Astatotilapia calliptera chromosome 19, fAstCal1.2, whole genome shotgun sequence, a single genomic window includes:
- the tnika gene encoding TRAF2 and NCK-interacting protein kinase isoform X6, giving the protein MASDSPARSLDEIDLSTLRDPVGIFELVELVGNGTYGQVYKGCHVKTGQLAAIKVMDVTGDEEEEIKAEINMLKKYSHHRNIATYYGAFIKKNPPGIDDQLWLVMEFCGAGSVTDLIKNTKGNSLKEEWTAYICREILRGLTHLHQHKVIHRDIKGQNVLLTENAEVKLVDFGVSAQLDRTVGRRNTFIGTPYWMAPEVIACDENPEATYDFKSDLWSLGITAIEMAEGAPPLCDMHPMRALFLIPRNPAPRLKSKKWSKKFQSFIESCLVKSHSQRPSTEQLLKHPFIKDLPNERQIRIQLKDHIDRTKKKRGERDETEYEYSGSEEEDEDRDSCDPSSIINIPGESTLRRDFLRLQLANKERSEAQRRQQLEQQQNEEHKRLLLAERQKRIEEQKEQRRRLEEQQQRERELRKQQEREQRRRYEEMEQLRREEERRHAEREQEYIRRQLEEEQRQLEILQQQLLQEQALLLEYKRKQIEEQRQAERLQRQLQQERAYLVSLQQQQQQQQQQQQEGRQAEKKPLYHYKDVVNPNDKPAWAKEVPKQQQHAHGNPPRSRLRHHQSFNQPQTSSSHGQSRPQAPKRTLSHSPQLLSSQLPHICISVDPGEPLDPELKLEISQQVKELRAQKHNRRGRSPGYVLEHSKSVDQGLNKGPVKSPKQGSCYLPEPSSQNGKHRDRCLSVTSQPTIKELMSQESQLKARPHPISPGQTQNPTPSKPVSLMVEERSKLNRQSSPALQHKVSNRISDPSLPPRSESFSSGGMQPARTPPIHRSNEPQMAHLVPVKTHTSSMSGSQSLQDQKDSALSESVSVGSPRPEMPRQNSDPTSDTPGPPQRNAGREERDRDRDRDRDRDRTAWLREEDIPPKVPQRTTSISPALVRKNSPNGGVGLGPRTGSQLIRASNPDLRRSELSLDAMLQRTSSNSSSSSSPSSQGGSAERRGQSKQEGSPLGANQEAKLKQEEGRESTRPSRPASYKKAIDEEELDLSALAKELRELRVEEGSRPPVKVTDYSSSSEESESSDEDGETDGTVAVSDIPRIMPAVQSSGESYGGLTEDSLGDAYNSSKDSTLVMREAEERRRGGHSESNGFGNHGNLPDLVQQSNSPSATPTTALQELSDMAEFGVGGSKASFTPFVDPRVYQTSPSDDNENSAAAMFANELLRQEQARLNEARKISVVNVNPTNIRPHSDTPEIRKYKKRFNSEILCAALWGVNLLVGTENGLMLLDRSGQGKVYNLITRRRFLQMDVLEGLNVLVTISGKKNKLRVYYLSWLRNRILHNDPEVEKKQGWITVGELEGCVHYKVVKYERIKFLVIALKNSVEIYAWAPKPYHKFMAFKSFTDLQHRPQLVDLTVEEGQRLKVIYGSSVGFHVIDVDSGNPYDIYIPSHCAKQMKSSSGCHKLLSDPEPGDTPCHRGAAKD; this is encoded by the exons GGCTGCCATGTTAAGACGGGGCAGTTGGCAGCAATCAAGGTCATGGATGTCACAGGG gatgaggaagaggagattAAGGCAGAAATTAACATGCTGAAGAAGTACAGTCACCATCGGAACATCGCTACCTACTACGGAGCTTTCATCAAGAAAAATCCCCCTGGCATAGATGACCAGCTATGG cTGGTCATGGAGTTCTGTGGAGCTGGCTCAGTGACAGACTTGATCAAGAACACCAAGGGCAACTCTCTGAAAGAGGAATGGACTGCTTACATCTGCAGAGAGATTCTCAGG GGTCTGACTCATCTCCATCAGCACAAGGTCATCCACAGAGACATCAAGGGACAGAACGTCCTGCTGACTGAGAATGCAGAGGTCAAGCTAG TGGACTTTGGGGTTTCAGCCCAGTTGGACAGAACAGTAGGAAGGAGAAACACATTTATTGGGACACCATATTGGATGGCGCCAGAGGTTATTGCCTGTGACGAGAACCCTGAGGCCACATATGACTTCAAG AGTGATTTATGGTCACTGGGAATCACCGCAATAGAGATGGCTGAGGGAGCACCAC CACTCTGTGACATGCATCCAATGAGAGCCCTCTTCCTCATTCCACGCAACCCTGCCCCCAGACTCAAGTCAAAGAAGTG GTCAAAGAAGTTCCAGTCATTCATAGAGAGCTGTCTAGTAAAGAGCCACAGCCAGAGACCCAGCACAGAGCAGCTCCTCAAACACCCATTCATCAAGGACCTGCCCAATGAGAGGCAAATTCGCATCCAGCTGAAGGATCACATCGACCGCACcaagaagaagagaggagagaggg ATGAAACAGAATATGAGTATAGTGGcagtgaagaggaggatgaagacagAGACAGTTGTGACCCGAG CTCCATCATCAACATCCCCGGGGAGTCAACCCTGAGGCGAGACTTCCTGCGCCTACAGCTCGCCAATAAGGAGCGTTCAGAGGCCCAACGGCGGCAACAGCTGGAGCAACAGCAGAATGAGGAGCACAAGCGCTTACTGTTGGCTGAGAGACAGAAACGCATCGAAGAGCAAAAGGAGCAGAGGAGGCGACTGGAAGAA caacagcagcgtGAGCGTGAGCTGAGGAAACAGCAAGAGAGGGAACAGAGAAGACGTTATGAGGAAATGGAGCAGCTCCgtagagaagaggagaggaggcatGCAGAAAGAGAACAG GAGTATATCCGTAGACAGCTGGAAGAGGAACAGAGGCAGTTAGAGATTCTCCAGCAGCAGCTACTGCAGGAACAGGCATTACTGCTG GAGTACAAGCGCAAGCAGATTGAGGAGCAGCGGCAGGCAGAGCGGCTACAGAGGCAGCTCCAGCAGGAGAGAGCCTACCTGGTGtctttacagcagcagcagcaacaacagcagcagcagcagcaggagggaaGACAAGCAGAGAAGAAACCGCTTTACCACTATAAGGATGTCGTTAATCCTAACGACAAGCCTGCCTGGGCTAAAGAG GTCccgaagcagcagcagcatgctcATGGTAACCCACCTCGTTCCCGCCTTCGACATCATCAGTCATTCAACCAGCCTCAAACTTCTAGCTCTCACGGCCAATCTAGACCTCAGGCGCCTAAGCGTACTCTGTCTCATTCTCCCCAGCTTCTCTCCAGCCAGCTTCCCCATATATGTATTTCAGTAGACCCTGGTGAACCCCTAGATCCAGAGTTGAAGCTGGAGATAAGCCAGCAGGTCAAAGAACTTAGAGCTCAGAAACACAATCGAAGGGGGCGTAGCCCAGGGTATGTCCTAGAGCACAGTAAGTCTGTTGACCAAGGGCTCAATAAAGGTCCTGTCAAGAGCCCCAAACAAGGCTCGTGTTATCTACCAGAGCCTAGCAGTCAAAATGGGAAGCATAGAGATAGATGTCTATCTGTCACAAGTCAGCCAACCATTAAGGAGCTAATGTCTCAAGAGTCACAGCTTAAGGCTCGACCTCATCCGATATCTCCAGGACAGACCCAGAATCCCACGCCTTCCAAACCCGTGTCCTTAATG GTGGAGGAGCGATCTAAGCTGAACAGGCAGAGCTCTCCAGCACTGCAGCACAAAGTGTCCAACCGCATCTCCGACCCCTCCCTCCCACCCCGCTCCGAGTCCTTCAGCAGTGGGGGCATGCAGCCTGCCCGCACCCCACCCATCCACCGTTCCAACGaaccacag ATGGCTCACCTGGTTCCTGTGAAAACCCACACTAGCTCCATGTCTGGCTCTCAGTCTCTGCAGGACCAGAAAGACTCAGCTCTcagtgagagtgtgagtgtgggCTCCCCCAGGCCTGAGATGCCTCGTCAGAACTCAGACCCCACTTCTGACACCCCGGGACCTCCACAGCGCAATGCTGGCAGGGAGGAACGGGACCGTGACAGGGATCGAGATCGGGATCGGGACAGAACCGCTTGGCTGAGAGAGGAGGACATCCCACCCAAG GTACCCCAACGGACCACTTCCATCTCCCCAGCCTTGGTCAGGAAAAACTCTCCTAATGGAGGAGTAGGTCTGGGTCCTCGGACAGGTTCTCAGCTTATAAGGGCAAG CAACCCTGACCTGCGGCGCTCTGAACTCTCTTTGGACGCTATGCTGCAAAGAACCTCTTCCAACTCATCATCTTCCTCGTCCCCTTCATCTCAGGGGGGTTCAGCTGAGAGGAGAG gTCAAAGCAAGCAGGAGGGATCCCCTCTAGGAGCCAATCAAGAAGCAAAGCTCAAGCAGGAGGAGGGACGTGAGTCAACAAGACCCAGCAGACCTGCC AGCTATAAGAAAGCCATAGATGAG GAGGAGCTG GACTTAAGTGCATTAGCTAAGGAACTCAGAGAACTAAGGGTAGAGGAGGGAAGCAGACCTCCAGTGAAG GTGACAGACTACTCGTCTTCCAGTGAAGAATCAGAGAGCAGCGATGAAGATGGGGAGACAGATGGAACTGTTGCTGTGAGCGATATTCCCCGCATAAT GCCAGCAGTGCAGAGTAGTGGAGAGTCATATGGAGGGTTGACAGAAGACTCTCTGGGAGATGCCTATAACAGCTCGAAGGACAGTACTCTAGTAATGAGAGAG gcagaggagaggaggagaggaggtcaTAGTGAGAGCAATGGGTTTGGAAATCATGGTAACCTCCCTGACCTGGTGCAACAGAGCAACTCCCCGTCAGCGACACCCACCACAGCCCTGCAGGAGCTCAGCGACATGGCTGAG TTTGGTGTTGGTGGGTCCAAAGCATCATTTACTCCATTCGTTGATCCACGGGTCTATCAGACCTCCCCAAGTGATGACAATGAGAACTCAGCAGCAG CCATGTTTGCCAATGAGCTGCTGAGGCAGGAGCAGGCACGACTAAATGAAGCCAGGAAGATCTCTGTGGTAAATGTCAACCCCACCAACATCAGACCCCACAGTGACACGCCAGAGATCCGCAAATACAAGAAACGCTTTAACTCCGAGATCCTTTGTGCTGCACTCTGGG GTGTGAATCTACTAGTGGGGACAGAAAATGGTCTCATGCTGCTCGACCGAAGTGGACAGGGAAAAGTTTATAACCTGATCACCAGAAGGCGTTTCCTACAGATGGATGTACTAGAGGGCCTCAATGTGTTGGTCACCATATCTG GGAAAAAGAATAAGTTGCGTGTCTACTATTTATCCTGGCTGAGGAACAGAATATTACATAATGACCCAGAAGTAGAGAAAAAGCAGGGTTGGATTACCGTAGGAGAACTGGAAGGCTGTGTGCATTATAAAGTTG TCAAATATGAGAGGATCAAGTTCCTGGTGATTGCTCTGAAAAATTCCGTGGAAATCTATGCCTGGGCTCCAAAACCCTACCACAAGTTCATGGCCTTTAAG TCATTTACAGACCTACAGCATCGTCCCCAGCTGGTTGACCTGACGGTAGAAGAAGgtcagaggttaaaggtcatcTATGGCTCCAGCGTGGGCTTCCATGTCATTGATGTGGACTCAGGCAACCCTTACGACATATACATTCCCTCACAT TGTGCCAAACAGATGAAG AGTTCATCTGGCTGCCACAAACTGCTTTCAG
- the tnika gene encoding TRAF2 and NCK-interacting protein kinase isoform X7, protein MASDSPARSLDEIDLSTLRDPVGIFELVELVGNGTYGQVYKGCHVKTGQLAAIKVMDVTGDEEEEIKAEINMLKKYSHHRNIATYYGAFIKKNPPGIDDQLWLVMEFCGAGSVTDLIKNTKGNSLKEEWTAYICREILRGLTHLHQHKVIHRDIKGQNVLLTENAEVKLVDFGVSAQLDRTVGRRNTFIGTPYWMAPEVIACDENPEATYDFKSDLWSLGITAIEMAEGAPPLCDMHPMRALFLIPRNPAPRLKSKKWSKKFQSFIESCLVKSHSQRPSTEQLLKHPFIKDLPNERQIRIQLKDHIDRTKKKRGERDETEYEYSGSEEEDEDRDSCDPSSIINIPGESTLRRDFLRLQLANKERSEAQRRQQLEQQQNEEHKRLLLAERQKRIEEQKEQRRRLEEQQQRERELRKQQEREQRRRYEEMEQLRREEERRHAEREQEYIRRQLEEEQRQLEILQQQLLQEQALLLEYKRKQIEEQRQAERLQRQLQQERAYLVSLQQQQQQQQQQQQEGRQAEKKPLYHYKDVVNPNDKPAWAKEVPKQQQHAHGNPPRSRLRHHQSFNQPQTSSSHGQSRPQAPKRTLSHSPQLLSSQLPHICISVDPGEPLDPELKLEISQQVKELRAQKHNRRGRSPGYVLEHSKSVDQGLNKGPVKSPKQGSCYLPEPSSQNGKHRDRCLSVTSQPTIKELMSQESQLKARPHPISPGQTQNPTPSKPVSLMVEERSKLNRQSSPALQHKVSNRISDPSLPPRSESFSSGGMQPARTPPIHRSNEPQMAHLVPVKTHTSSMSGSQSLQDQKDSALSESVSVGSPRPEMPRQNSDPTSDTPGPPQRNAGREERDRDRDRDRDRDRTAWLREEDIPPKVPQRTTSISPALVRKNSPNGGVGLGPRTGSQLIRASNPDLRRSELSLDAMLQRTSSNSSSSSSPSSQGGSAERRGQSKQEGSPLGANQEAKLKQEEGRESTRPSRPASYKKAIDEEELDLSALAKELRELRVEEGSRPPVKVTDYSSSSEESESSDEDGETDGTVAVSDIPRIMPAVQSSGESYGGLTEDSLGDAYNSSKDSTLVMREAEERRRGGHSESNGFGNHGNLPDLVQQSNSPSATPTTALQELSDMAEFGVGGSKASFTPFVDPRVYQTSPSDDNENSAAAMFANELLRQEQARLNEARKISVVNVNPTNIRPHSDTPEIRKYKKRFNSEILCAALWGVNLLVGTENGLMLLDRSGQGKVYNLITRRRFLQMDVLEGLNVLVTISGKKNKLRVYYLSWLRNRILHNDPEVEKKQGWITVGELEGCVHYKVVKYERIKFLVIALKNSVEIYAWAPKPYHKFMAFKSFTDLQHRPQLVDLTVEEGQRLKVIYGSSVGFHVIDVDSGNPYDIYIPSHSSSGCHKLLSDPEPGDTPCHRGAAKD, encoded by the exons GGCTGCCATGTTAAGACGGGGCAGTTGGCAGCAATCAAGGTCATGGATGTCACAGGG gatgaggaagaggagattAAGGCAGAAATTAACATGCTGAAGAAGTACAGTCACCATCGGAACATCGCTACCTACTACGGAGCTTTCATCAAGAAAAATCCCCCTGGCATAGATGACCAGCTATGG cTGGTCATGGAGTTCTGTGGAGCTGGCTCAGTGACAGACTTGATCAAGAACACCAAGGGCAACTCTCTGAAAGAGGAATGGACTGCTTACATCTGCAGAGAGATTCTCAGG GGTCTGACTCATCTCCATCAGCACAAGGTCATCCACAGAGACATCAAGGGACAGAACGTCCTGCTGACTGAGAATGCAGAGGTCAAGCTAG TGGACTTTGGGGTTTCAGCCCAGTTGGACAGAACAGTAGGAAGGAGAAACACATTTATTGGGACACCATATTGGATGGCGCCAGAGGTTATTGCCTGTGACGAGAACCCTGAGGCCACATATGACTTCAAG AGTGATTTATGGTCACTGGGAATCACCGCAATAGAGATGGCTGAGGGAGCACCAC CACTCTGTGACATGCATCCAATGAGAGCCCTCTTCCTCATTCCACGCAACCCTGCCCCCAGACTCAAGTCAAAGAAGTG GTCAAAGAAGTTCCAGTCATTCATAGAGAGCTGTCTAGTAAAGAGCCACAGCCAGAGACCCAGCACAGAGCAGCTCCTCAAACACCCATTCATCAAGGACCTGCCCAATGAGAGGCAAATTCGCATCCAGCTGAAGGATCACATCGACCGCACcaagaagaagagaggagagaggg ATGAAACAGAATATGAGTATAGTGGcagtgaagaggaggatgaagacagAGACAGTTGTGACCCGAG CTCCATCATCAACATCCCCGGGGAGTCAACCCTGAGGCGAGACTTCCTGCGCCTACAGCTCGCCAATAAGGAGCGTTCAGAGGCCCAACGGCGGCAACAGCTGGAGCAACAGCAGAATGAGGAGCACAAGCGCTTACTGTTGGCTGAGAGACAGAAACGCATCGAAGAGCAAAAGGAGCAGAGGAGGCGACTGGAAGAA caacagcagcgtGAGCGTGAGCTGAGGAAACAGCAAGAGAGGGAACAGAGAAGACGTTATGAGGAAATGGAGCAGCTCCgtagagaagaggagaggaggcatGCAGAAAGAGAACAG GAGTATATCCGTAGACAGCTGGAAGAGGAACAGAGGCAGTTAGAGATTCTCCAGCAGCAGCTACTGCAGGAACAGGCATTACTGCTG GAGTACAAGCGCAAGCAGATTGAGGAGCAGCGGCAGGCAGAGCGGCTACAGAGGCAGCTCCAGCAGGAGAGAGCCTACCTGGTGtctttacagcagcagcagcaacaacagcagcagcagcagcaggagggaaGACAAGCAGAGAAGAAACCGCTTTACCACTATAAGGATGTCGTTAATCCTAACGACAAGCCTGCCTGGGCTAAAGAG GTCccgaagcagcagcagcatgctcATGGTAACCCACCTCGTTCCCGCCTTCGACATCATCAGTCATTCAACCAGCCTCAAACTTCTAGCTCTCACGGCCAATCTAGACCTCAGGCGCCTAAGCGTACTCTGTCTCATTCTCCCCAGCTTCTCTCCAGCCAGCTTCCCCATATATGTATTTCAGTAGACCCTGGTGAACCCCTAGATCCAGAGTTGAAGCTGGAGATAAGCCAGCAGGTCAAAGAACTTAGAGCTCAGAAACACAATCGAAGGGGGCGTAGCCCAGGGTATGTCCTAGAGCACAGTAAGTCTGTTGACCAAGGGCTCAATAAAGGTCCTGTCAAGAGCCCCAAACAAGGCTCGTGTTATCTACCAGAGCCTAGCAGTCAAAATGGGAAGCATAGAGATAGATGTCTATCTGTCACAAGTCAGCCAACCATTAAGGAGCTAATGTCTCAAGAGTCACAGCTTAAGGCTCGACCTCATCCGATATCTCCAGGACAGACCCAGAATCCCACGCCTTCCAAACCCGTGTCCTTAATG GTGGAGGAGCGATCTAAGCTGAACAGGCAGAGCTCTCCAGCACTGCAGCACAAAGTGTCCAACCGCATCTCCGACCCCTCCCTCCCACCCCGCTCCGAGTCCTTCAGCAGTGGGGGCATGCAGCCTGCCCGCACCCCACCCATCCACCGTTCCAACGaaccacag ATGGCTCACCTGGTTCCTGTGAAAACCCACACTAGCTCCATGTCTGGCTCTCAGTCTCTGCAGGACCAGAAAGACTCAGCTCTcagtgagagtgtgagtgtgggCTCCCCCAGGCCTGAGATGCCTCGTCAGAACTCAGACCCCACTTCTGACACCCCGGGACCTCCACAGCGCAATGCTGGCAGGGAGGAACGGGACCGTGACAGGGATCGAGATCGGGATCGGGACAGAACCGCTTGGCTGAGAGAGGAGGACATCCCACCCAAG GTACCCCAACGGACCACTTCCATCTCCCCAGCCTTGGTCAGGAAAAACTCTCCTAATGGAGGAGTAGGTCTGGGTCCTCGGACAGGTTCTCAGCTTATAAGGGCAAG CAACCCTGACCTGCGGCGCTCTGAACTCTCTTTGGACGCTATGCTGCAAAGAACCTCTTCCAACTCATCATCTTCCTCGTCCCCTTCATCTCAGGGGGGTTCAGCTGAGAGGAGAG gTCAAAGCAAGCAGGAGGGATCCCCTCTAGGAGCCAATCAAGAAGCAAAGCTCAAGCAGGAGGAGGGACGTGAGTCAACAAGACCCAGCAGACCTGCC AGCTATAAGAAAGCCATAGATGAG GAGGAGCTG GACTTAAGTGCATTAGCTAAGGAACTCAGAGAACTAAGGGTAGAGGAGGGAAGCAGACCTCCAGTGAAG GTGACAGACTACTCGTCTTCCAGTGAAGAATCAGAGAGCAGCGATGAAGATGGGGAGACAGATGGAACTGTTGCTGTGAGCGATATTCCCCGCATAAT GCCAGCAGTGCAGAGTAGTGGAGAGTCATATGGAGGGTTGACAGAAGACTCTCTGGGAGATGCCTATAACAGCTCGAAGGACAGTACTCTAGTAATGAGAGAG gcagaggagaggaggagaggaggtcaTAGTGAGAGCAATGGGTTTGGAAATCATGGTAACCTCCCTGACCTGGTGCAACAGAGCAACTCCCCGTCAGCGACACCCACCACAGCCCTGCAGGAGCTCAGCGACATGGCTGAG TTTGGTGTTGGTGGGTCCAAAGCATCATTTACTCCATTCGTTGATCCACGGGTCTATCAGACCTCCCCAAGTGATGACAATGAGAACTCAGCAGCAG CCATGTTTGCCAATGAGCTGCTGAGGCAGGAGCAGGCACGACTAAATGAAGCCAGGAAGATCTCTGTGGTAAATGTCAACCCCACCAACATCAGACCCCACAGTGACACGCCAGAGATCCGCAAATACAAGAAACGCTTTAACTCCGAGATCCTTTGTGCTGCACTCTGGG GTGTGAATCTACTAGTGGGGACAGAAAATGGTCTCATGCTGCTCGACCGAAGTGGACAGGGAAAAGTTTATAACCTGATCACCAGAAGGCGTTTCCTACAGATGGATGTACTAGAGGGCCTCAATGTGTTGGTCACCATATCTG GGAAAAAGAATAAGTTGCGTGTCTACTATTTATCCTGGCTGAGGAACAGAATATTACATAATGACCCAGAAGTAGAGAAAAAGCAGGGTTGGATTACCGTAGGAGAACTGGAAGGCTGTGTGCATTATAAAGTTG TCAAATATGAGAGGATCAAGTTCCTGGTGATTGCTCTGAAAAATTCCGTGGAAATCTATGCCTGGGCTCCAAAACCCTACCACAAGTTCATGGCCTTTAAG TCATTTACAGACCTACAGCATCGTCCCCAGCTGGTTGACCTGACGGTAGAAGAAGgtcagaggttaaaggtcatcTATGGCTCCAGCGTGGGCTTCCATGTCATTGATGTGGACTCAGGCAACCCTTACGACATATACATTCCCTCACAT AGTTCATCTGGCTGCCACAAACTGCTTTCAG